One genomic segment of Clostridium estertheticum subsp. estertheticum includes these proteins:
- a CDS encoding glutamine synthetase — protein sequence MLKKLIYVIPKEKHSEKDIKDILLAHSEVKFVSLVGIDLSGNDTDERIPMKIFLDDISGFSNGVIQTDGSSVVLPGIATLNNAKLDMLADADCNWYIDYNYENIDPETQLPIGTLKVPCTLLHDKIPVDSRSILKRSVETFKTTLLDLLKENPSALSSFDFEYKDIDNLMLTSATELEFWVKTPNDKADIEELSTSQVLKEQYWSKTKGNVRTALEQTLLLMQEYGFEPEMGHKEVGGVKAQIGEAGSLTHIMEQLEIDWKYSDALQCADNELFIRNLVKETFRINGLDVNFLAKPVHDVAGSGEHTHIGIAVKLKSGKRVNLFNSDNNHFLSTLGYASVMGVLKNYEVINPFVSSTNDSLRRLKVGFEAPICIVTSLGHSVDVPSRNRSILLALIRDLDNPLATRFELRAPCPHTNTYLALSTLYMGMLDGIVYAIKNNKSEDDLLKELSKAPGDDADYLEKDRAYRSEEDVFEYYTEAQRADYFGKAPKTVYENVSSLDEFPTKLEILKTGGVFTTSIINSFRMAITSRWVTEINNRLLNNYAEEIRKCKMIHTAEKALDLDLANWQKVNDLRHALMKDTYSKTSLFTKINEASNIENYKELSTLQIQLDAQIEELRFCYSNYKKNLLDI from the coding sequence ATTTTGAAAAAATTAATTTATGTAATCCCTAAAGAAAAACATTCTGAAAAGGACATTAAAGACATCCTACTTGCACACTCTGAGGTGAAATTCGTTTCCCTTGTTGGTATTGACTTATCGGGTAATGACACTGATGAGAGAATTCCAATGAAAATATTTTTGGATGATATCAGTGGTTTCTCAAATGGTGTTATTCAAACTGATGGTTCATCTGTAGTATTGCCAGGTATCGCAACTCTAAACAATGCTAAATTGGATATGCTTGCAGATGCTGACTGTAATTGGTACATTGATTATAATTATGAAAATATTGACCCTGAAACACAACTACCAATAGGTACCTTAAAAGTTCCATGTACATTATTACATGATAAAATTCCAGTAGATTCAAGATCAATCCTAAAGAGATCTGTTGAAACTTTTAAAACAACTCTTCTTGATTTACTTAAAGAAAATCCATCTGCTTTAAGTTCTTTTGATTTTGAATATAAAGATATTGATAATTTAATGCTCACATCTGCTACTGAGTTAGAATTTTGGGTAAAAACTCCTAATGATAAGGCTGATATAGAAGAACTTTCTACATCTCAAGTACTAAAAGAGCAATATTGGAGTAAAACTAAAGGAAACGTTAGAACAGCCCTTGAACAAACTCTTCTATTAATGCAAGAATATGGTTTCGAACCTGAAATGGGACATAAAGAAGTTGGCGGAGTAAAAGCTCAAATAGGTGAAGCTGGTTCTCTTACACATATTATGGAACAACTTGAAATAGATTGGAAATACTCTGATGCTCTTCAATGTGCAGATAATGAGTTATTCATTAGAAATTTAGTAAAAGAAACATTCAGAATTAACGGTTTAGATGTTAACTTTTTAGCAAAACCTGTTCATGATGTAGCCGGCAGTGGTGAACATACTCATATTGGAATCGCTGTAAAATTAAAGAGTGGAAAGAGAGTTAACTTATTCAATTCCGATAACAACCACTTCCTAAGTACTTTAGGTTATGCTTCAGTAATGGGTGTACTTAAAAATTATGAAGTAATAAACCCATTTGTTTCTTCAACAAATGATTCTTTAAGAAGATTAAAAGTTGGTTTTGAGGCTCCTATATGTATAGTAACATCACTTGGTCACAGCGTTGATGTTCCATCTAGAAATAGATCTATACTACTCGCATTAATAAGAGATCTTGATAATCCACTTGCTACAAGGTTTGAACTTCGCGCTCCATGCCCACATACTAATACTTACCTTGCTTTATCTACTTTATACATGGGTATGCTTGATGGTATAGTATACGCAATCAAAAATAATAAATCAGAAGATGATCTTTTGAAAGAATTATCTAAAGCACCAGGAGACGACGCAGATTATTTAGAAAAAGATAGAGCTTACAGAAGTGAAGAAGATGTATTTGAATACTATACTGAAGCGCAGCGTGCAGATTACTTTGGTAAAGCACCTAAAACTGTTTATGAAAATGTTAGTTCACTAGACGAATTTCCAACTAAACTTGAAATTCTTAAAACTGGCGGTGTATTTACTACTAGCATAATAAATAGTTTTAGAATGGCAATAACATCTAGATGGGTTACTGAAATAAACAATAGATTGTTAAACAATTATGCAGAAGAAATTAGAAAGTGTAAAATGATTCACACTGCTGAAAAAGCTTTAGATTTAGACTTAGCAAATTGGCAAAAAGTTAATGATCTAAGACATGCTCTTATGAAAGATACTTATTCTAAAACTAGTCTATTTACTAAGATAAACGAAGCTTCAAACATTGAAAATTACAAGGAACTTTCTACATTACAAATACAATTAGATGCACAAATCGAAGAACTTAGATTCTGTTATTCTAACTATAAAAAGAATTTACTAGATATATAA